A genomic window from Paraburkholderia phytofirmans OLGA172 includes:
- a CDS encoding IS5 family transposase, with translation MKKRRPYPTDVSDEEWYFAAPYLTLMNKDAPQRRYELREMFNALRWIVRAGAPWRLLPNDFPPWELVYQQTQRWIQAGCFEAMVNDLRSIIRIAQERRGQPSAVILDGRTLQSTCESGPRAGYDGYKRKRGSKVHMAVDTLGQLLAVHVTPANEQERAQVGELARQVQQATGQTVKVAFADQGYTGEEPAQAALDEGIELQVIKLPEAKKGFVLLPRRWVVERSFGWLNRFRRLARDYERLPETLAGLHFVVFSVLMLVHFAALNKSA, from the coding sequence ATGAAAAAACGCAGGCCATACCCAACGGATGTGTCGGATGAAGAGTGGTATTTCGCCGCTCCGTACCTGACCTTGATGAACAAAGACGCGCCGCAGCGCCGCTACGAACTGCGCGAGATGTTCAACGCGCTGCGCTGGATCGTACGTGCGGGTGCGCCGTGGCGTTTGTTGCCCAATGATTTTCCACCGTGGGAACTGGTCTACCAGCAGACGCAACGCTGGATTCAGGCAGGCTGTTTCGAGGCGATGGTGAATGACCTGCGTTCGATCATCCGGATCGCACAGGAGCGCCGTGGTCAACCCAGCGCGGTCATTCTCGACGGGCGGACCCTGCAGTCGACATGCGAGAGTGGGCCTCGCGCCGGTTACGACGGCTACAAACGCAAACGCGGCAGTAAGGTCCACATGGCGGTTGATACTTTGGGGCAGTTGCTTGCTGTGCATGTTACGCCGGCCAACGAACAGGAACGCGCGCAGGTCGGAGAACTGGCGCGTCAGGTTCAGCAGGCCACGGGCCAGACGGTCAAGGTGGCGTTCGCCGATCAGGGATATACCGGCGAAGAGCCTGCGCAGGCGGCACTCGACGAAGGGATCGAGCTTCAGGTAATCAAGCTGCCGGAGGCGAAGAAGGGCTTCGTGCTGCTGCCGCGCCGATGGGTGGTCGAGCGCAGCTTCGGCTGGCTCAACCGGTTCCGCCGACTGGCCAGAGACTACGAACGATTGCCCGAAACCTTGGCTGGTTTGCATTTCGTCGTATTCTCCGTGCTTATGCTTGTTCACTTTGCAGCCCTTAACAAAAGTGCCTAA
- the catA gene encoding catechol 1,2-dioxygenase — MNVKVFDTMEVQDLLKAAANVGGQDGSARAKQIVHRLLSDLFKAIDDLDMTPDEIWAGVHFFNKLGLDGEAALLAAGLGLEKYLDIRMDAEDKAAEITGGTPRTIEGPLYVAGAPVRDGMSKIDLNPDEDAGPLVIRGTVTGPDGKPVAGAVVECWHANSKGFYSHFDPTGAQSEFNLRGAVSTGPDGKYEFRTLMPVGYGCPPHGATQQLLDMLARHGNRPAHVHFFVTTDKYRKLTTQINIEGDPLIWDDFAYATREDLIPHVVEKTGGAALGMKADTYKEIEFNIELTPLVQGKDNQVVHRLRASVTA; from the coding sequence ATGAACGTCAAAGTGTTCGATACGATGGAAGTGCAGGACCTGCTGAAGGCCGCTGCTAACGTTGGTGGCCAGGACGGCAGTGCTCGCGCCAAACAGATTGTCCATCGCCTGCTGAGCGATTTGTTCAAGGCCATCGACGACCTTGACATGACGCCTGACGAAATCTGGGCGGGCGTTCACTTTTTCAACAAGCTTGGCCTGGACGGTGAAGCGGCGTTGCTTGCCGCTGGTCTGGGCCTGGAGAAGTATCTCGACATTCGCATGGATGCCGAGGACAAGGCGGCTGAAATCACCGGCGGCACGCCGCGTACCATCGAAGGTCCGCTGTATGTTGCCGGTGCGCCCGTGCGCGATGGCATGTCGAAGATTGATCTCAATCCGGACGAGGATGCCGGCCCGCTGGTCATCCGCGGCACGGTAACCGGTCCAGATGGCAAGCCCGTCGCAGGGGCGGTGGTCGAATGCTGGCATGCCAACTCGAAAGGCTTCTATTCGCACTTCGACCCGACCGGCGCGCAGAGCGAGTTCAACCTGCGCGGCGCGGTCAGCACCGGTCCCGACGGCAAATACGAGTTCCGCACGCTCATGCCGGTCGGTTATGGCTGCCCGCCGCATGGCGCGACCCAACAACTGTTGGACATGCTCGCCCGCCATGGCAACCGCCCCGCGCATGTGCACTTCTTCGTCACCACCGACAAGTACCGCAAGCTGACGACGCAAATCAACATCGAGGGCGACCCGTTGATTTGGGACGACTTTGCCTACGCCACCCGCGAGGATTTGATTCCCCATGTGGTCGAAAAGACGGGCGGCGCCGCGCTGGGCATGAAAGCCGATACGTATAAGGAAATCGAGTTCAACATCGAGTTGACTCCGCTGGTTCAGGGCAAGGATAACCAGGTCGTCCACCGTCTGCGTGCGTCTGTTACCGCCTAA
- a CDS encoding LysR family transcriptional regulator, with the protein MNEPEWTDFRFFLEVARTGKVSSAGERPGVEHSTVSRRINRLEQSLGSVLFDRRRNGFYLTDAGKALVPHAERMENALLGALEEHMSQSTVVYGTVRVGTPEAFGIHVLAPSIVELNAQQPDLHVELMAQPQFPSLVTREVQNATYPSGLGFHPRRCHKVSPITARIGPTTTVYGTNSTKQHAKR; encoded by the coding sequence ATGAATGAGCCCGAGTGGACCGATTTTCGATTCTTCCTTGAAGTCGCGCGGACCGGAAAAGTCTCATCAGCAGGAGAAAGGCCAGGAGTTGAGCATTCAACCGTGTCGCGTCGGATCAACCGGCTGGAGCAGTCTCTTGGTTCAGTGTTGTTTGATCGGCGACGCAACGGCTTTTATCTCACCGACGCCGGGAAGGCGTTGGTCCCTCACGCGGAACGCATGGAGAATGCCTTGCTGGGTGCGCTCGAGGAACATATGAGCCAGTCCACCGTGGTGTACGGAACCGTCAGGGTTGGAACGCCGGAGGCTTTTGGCATTCATGTCCTGGCCCCCAGCATCGTTGAACTTAACGCTCAACAACCTGACCTCCATGTGGAACTCATGGCCCAGCCACAGTTTCCCAGTTTAGTTACGCGAGAGGTTCAGAACGCGACGTATCCGAGTGGTTTGGGATTTCATCCGAGACGTTGTCACAAAGTATCCCCAATTACTGCGCGGATAGGCCCTACGACGACAGTCTATGGGACCAACTCGACGAAGCAACACGCGAAGCGATGA
- the benB gene encoding benzoate 1,2-dioxygenase small subunit, with product MSFDYQKICAALYREARLLDDRQWDDWLACYAEDVTYWMPAWDDDDRLTDDHESQISLMYYPDRGGLEDRVFRIKTERSSASMPEPRTSHNVTNVEVLAERENEVDVRYNFNTLSHRYKTTDQFFGTMFVTLRKVNDELLISYKRIVLKDDYIRQVLDVYHV from the coding sequence ATGAGCTTCGATTACCAGAAAATCTGTGCTGCGCTGTACCGCGAAGCGCGCCTGCTCGATGACCGGCAGTGGGACGACTGGCTTGCGTGCTATGCCGAGGACGTCACGTACTGGATGCCCGCGTGGGATGACGACGACCGGCTCACCGACGACCACGAAAGCCAGATTTCGCTAATGTACTACCCGGACCGTGGCGGACTTGAAGACCGGGTGTTCCGCATCAAGACAGAGCGCAGTAGTGCTTCTATGCCTGAACCACGCACCAGTCACAACGTTACGAACGTGGAAGTGCTGGCCGAGCGTGAGAACGAGGTGGACGTGCGCTACAACTTCAACACGCTCAGCCACCGCTACAAAACCACTGACCAGTTTTTCGGCACGATGTTTGTCACTCTGCGCAAAGTCAATGATGAACTATTGATTTCCTACAAGCGCATTGTGTTGAAGGACGACTACATCCGCCAGGTGCTCGACGTTTACCACGTCTGA
- a CDS encoding Rieske 2Fe-2S domain-containing protein produces the protein MSAIIDKASQLDELLHTAVQDDKQNGVFRCRRDIFTNTDLFELEMKHIFESNWVYLAHESQIPNNNDYYTTWIGRQPVVVTRDKSGELHAVINACAHKGAMLCRKKHGNKGTFTCPFHGWSFANTGKLLKVKDVKTTEYPVQFNTNGSHDLKKVARFQSYRGFLFGSLNADAIPLEDYLGETRVIIDQIVDQAPDGLEVLRGNSSYVYDGNWKMQMENGCDGYHVSTVHWNYAATMDRRKVEGTKAVDANSWSKSVAGVYGFDHGHILLWTKTMNPEVRPVYQYRDEIKERVGEAKADFIVNQTRNLCLYPNVFLMDQFSTQIRVVRPISVGKTEVSIFCFAPKGESAADRATRIRQYEDFFNVTGMGTADDLEEFRACQAGYAGTTALWNDLSRGAPLWVEGADANAKNMGLKPLISGERSEDEGLFVCQHEYWVDVMRDALKKEQGEALA, from the coding sequence ATGTCTGCAATTATCGACAAAGCCTCGCAGCTGGATGAACTGCTGCATACGGCCGTTCAGGACGACAAGCAAAACGGTGTATTCCGTTGCCGCCGTGACATCTTCACGAACACTGACTTGTTCGAGCTCGAGATGAAGCACATTTTCGAGAGCAACTGGGTATATCTGGCGCATGAAAGCCAGATTCCCAACAACAACGACTACTACACGACCTGGATTGGCCGCCAGCCTGTAGTGGTAACTCGCGACAAAAGCGGCGAACTGCACGCGGTCATCAATGCCTGCGCGCATAAGGGCGCGATGCTGTGCCGTAAAAAGCATGGCAACAAAGGCACCTTCACGTGTCCTTTCCACGGCTGGAGCTTCGCCAACACCGGCAAGCTGCTGAAAGTGAAAGATGTGAAGACCACCGAATACCCGGTGCAATTCAATACCAACGGCTCGCATGACCTGAAAAAAGTCGCGCGCTTCCAGAGCTATCGCGGCTTCCTGTTCGGCAGCCTCAACGCGGACGCGATCCCGCTGGAGGACTACCTCGGCGAGACCAGGGTCATCATCGACCAGATCGTTGACCAGGCCCCGGACGGGCTGGAAGTGTTGCGCGGCAATTCATCGTACGTCTACGACGGTAACTGGAAGATGCAGATGGAGAACGGCTGCGACGGCTACCACGTCAGCACCGTGCACTGGAACTATGCTGCGACGATGGACCGGCGCAAGGTCGAGGGCACCAAGGCCGTGGATGCGAACAGCTGGAGCAAGTCGGTAGCCGGAGTGTACGGGTTCGACCATGGCCACATCCTGCTGTGGACCAAGACGATGAACCCGGAAGTGCGGCCGGTCTATCAGTACCGCGACGAAATTAAGGAACGTGTGGGCGAAGCGAAGGCGGATTTCATCGTCAACCAGACCCGGAACCTTTGCCTGTATCCCAACGTATTCCTGATGGACCAGTTCAGCACGCAGATTCGCGTGGTGCGGCCTATCAGCGTAGGCAAGACCGAAGTCAGCATCTTCTGCTTCGCTCCCAAGGGTGAAAGCGCAGCCGACCGGGCTACCCGCATCCGCCAATACGAGGATTTCTTCAACGTCACGGGCATGGGCACCGCGGATGACCTTGAAGAATTCCGTGCCTGCCAGGCGGGCTATGCCGGCACCACTGCATTGTGGAACGACCTGTCGCGCGGTGCGCCGCTGTGGGTCGAAGGGGCCGACGCGAATGCAAAAAATATGGGTCTGAAGCCACTCATTTCAGGCGAGCGCAGCGAAGACGAGGGCTTGTTTGTGTGTCAGCACGAGTACTGGGTCGATGTAATGCGCGATGCACTGAAGAAAGAACAAGGGGAGGCACTGGCATGA
- the benC gene encoding benzoate 1,2-dioxygenase electron transfer component BenC produces the protein MSSYNIALNFEDGVTRFVTCKAGEKVLDAAFRAKINLPMDCSDGVCGTCKCRAESGSYDLGDDYIEDALTEDEKESGLVLTCQMVPESDCVIAVPASSTACKTEQSKFAATVIKVEAHNDAAIVLELDVDAAAPVFLPGQYVNIDVPGSGQHRSYSFSSAPGESKISFLIKKIPGGVMSTWLESAQAGNQVELTGPLGSFYLRAVERPLLFLAGGTGLAPFLSMLEVLARANSQQKVHLIYGVTRDLDLVQVDAIDAYVAKLPNFTYSTVVAETDSTHPRKGWVTQHMPAEAVNDGNVDVYLCGPPPMVDAVRKHFDDNGVKPNSFHYEKFTPNAAPRAA, from the coding sequence ATGTCCAGCTACAACATTGCACTGAATTTCGAAGACGGCGTGACCCGCTTCGTTACATGCAAGGCGGGCGAGAAGGTGCTTGATGCCGCCTTTCGCGCCAAGATTAACCTGCCGATGGATTGCTCCGACGGCGTGTGCGGTACCTGCAAGTGCCGCGCCGAGAGCGGAAGCTACGACCTTGGCGACGATTACATCGAAGATGCGCTGACCGAGGATGAGAAGGAGAGCGGCCTCGTCCTGACCTGCCAGATGGTGCCAGAAAGCGATTGTGTCATTGCGGTGCCGGCATCTTCCACTGCATGCAAGACTGAGCAAAGCAAGTTCGCTGCAACAGTAATAAAGGTAGAAGCACACAACGATGCGGCCATCGTGCTCGAACTGGATGTTGATGCGGCCGCGCCGGTATTCCTGCCGGGCCAGTATGTCAACATTGATGTTCCAGGCAGCGGTCAACATCGATCGTACTCCTTTTCATCGGCGCCGGGTGAATCGAAAATCAGCTTCCTGATTAAGAAAATTCCCGGTGGTGTGATGAGCACCTGGCTCGAATCCGCACAGGCAGGCAACCAAGTGGAGCTGACCGGGCCGCTGGGCAGCTTCTATCTGCGGGCCGTCGAGCGGCCGTTGCTGTTCCTCGCCGGCGGCACCGGCCTGGCACCGTTTCTGTCGATGCTCGAAGTGCTGGCTCGCGCGAATTCGCAGCAGAAGGTTCACCTGATTTATGGCGTAACGCGAGACCTCGACCTCGTGCAGGTCGATGCAATCGACGCGTACGTGGCGAAGTTGCCGAACTTCACCTACAGCACCGTCGTGGCCGAAACGGATTCCACGCATCCCCGCAAGGGTTGGGTGACGCAGCACATGCCGGCCGAGGCTGTAAATGATGGCAACGTGGACGTGTACCTGTGCGGGCCGCCGCCGATGGTCGATGCGGTGCGCAAGCATTTCGACGACAACGGCGTGAAGCCCAACAGCTTTCACTACGAGAAGTTCACTCCTAACGCAGCACCGAGGGCCGCATGA
- a CDS encoding NADPH-dependent F420 reductase translates to MKIGFIGAGAVAQSLARSAIQAGHEVVLSARRGPQGLRDIVAELGPKASADAVQEVAQLELVMLAVPWLQVPSALEGLPDWGGRILVDTTNPFSQVEPELILADLGGTGASEIVAAHAPGARVVKAFNAIRMEYYDKGPKFHDGKRVIFVSGDDRDAKTAVIGLVEEFGYASVDLGGLVSGGRMQQAGGPIAGRDWVVAP, encoded by the coding sequence ATGAAGATTGGTTTTATTGGAGCCGGTGCTGTAGCGCAGTCCCTCGCCAGGAGCGCCATTCAAGCGGGACACGAGGTTGTCCTGAGCGCACGTCGTGGGCCGCAGGGTTTGCGCGATATCGTGGCCGAACTCGGTCCAAAGGCTTCGGCAGATGCAGTCCAGGAGGTGGCCCAGCTCGAGTTGGTCATGCTCGCTGTTCCATGGCTTCAAGTCCCGTCGGCTCTGGAAGGCCTGCCTGATTGGGGCGGCCGCATTCTGGTGGATACCACCAATCCGTTCTCGCAAGTCGAGCCTGAGCTCATCTTGGCGGATTTAGGAGGCACGGGCGCTAGCGAGATCGTTGCAGCACACGCGCCGGGGGCTCGTGTGGTCAAGGCATTCAACGCGATCCGCATGGAGTATTACGACAAGGGCCCCAAGTTTCATGACGGAAAGCGCGTCATCTTCGTCTCCGGTGACGACAGGGACGCGAAGACGGCGGTCATCGGACTCGTCGAAGAGTTTGGGTATGCGTCGGTAGATCTTGGTGGTCTGGTTTCGGGCGGTCGCATGCAGCAAGCCGGTGGTCCGATTGCTGGCCGCGACTGGGTCGTAGCTCCATAA
- a CDS encoding DUF302 domain-containing protein: protein MNSNVTVTETKFSGVRVEVRTPSAFDDVVNRLTRLCGRSSIPELVELASEDISEAAYVSEVERRFVGESGFMLFSEIDHGGWITKFGINRRTVRWILGNPLIAITMLRHDLTAGLFAPVEVLVTESASGEGTIVTYVRPSSLIVIGDNPQLKAAALALDQKFELLIERITLTE from the coding sequence ATGAACAGCAACGTTACAGTTACCGAAACAAAATTCAGCGGCGTGCGAGTGGAGGTCAGGACTCCTTCGGCGTTCGACGATGTCGTCAATCGTCTGACCAGACTGTGCGGAAGATCATCGATACCGGAACTAGTCGAGCTCGCGTCGGAGGATATCTCTGAGGCTGCCTATGTGAGCGAGGTCGAACGCCGTTTCGTGGGTGAAAGCGGTTTCATGCTCTTTAGCGAGATCGATCACGGAGGCTGGATCACGAAATTTGGAATCAATCGTCGCACCGTGCGCTGGATTCTCGGGAACCCACTCATCGCAATCACCATGCTGCGTCATGACCTCACCGCAGGGCTATTTGCACCAGTTGAAGTTCTCGTGACGGAATCAGCAAGCGGCGAAGGCACCATTGTCACGTACGTTCGACCTTCATCTCTTATCGTGATTGGCGACAATCCGCAGTTGAAAGCCGCGGCGTTGGCACTGGATCAGAAGTTTGAATTACTTATCGAGCGCATCACCTTGACTGAATGA
- a CDS encoding LysR family transcriptional regulator: MELRHLRYFVAVAEERNFTRAAQRLNMAQPPLSRQIQQLEEILEVQLFQRDSRPLKLTETGKFFYAHAVQLLAQTSELESMTRRVGNIERSLSVGFVGSTLYGMLPKIIRRFRDENTTVELSLHEMSTMDQIRALKDGVIDVGFGRIRHEDANIRRVILREEKMIVAYPEGHPLALAKPVLALGDLVNETLIIFPKAPRPSYADQVLSAFEDRGLKPRRIYEVRELQIALGLVAAGEGISVVPSSVYGLKRDNVSYKELDDPTLVSPIIMSTRMLDESRDIREMLELIYRLYEEERIPHTPAADRGR, encoded by the coding sequence ATGGAACTGCGGCATCTTCGCTATTTCGTCGCCGTAGCCGAGGAACGCAATTTCACGCGCGCGGCACAGCGGCTGAACATGGCCCAACCGCCTTTGAGCCGTCAGATACAGCAACTTGAAGAGATTCTTGAGGTGCAGCTATTCCAGCGCGACTCGCGCCCGTTGAAGCTGACAGAGACGGGTAAGTTTTTCTATGCTCATGCCGTCCAATTGCTGGCTCAGACGTCCGAACTCGAATCAATGACGCGGCGCGTGGGCAACATCGAGCGCAGCCTCTCTGTCGGTTTCGTGGGTTCGACGTTGTACGGAATGCTGCCAAAAATCATCCGTCGCTTCCGCGATGAGAACACCACGGTCGAACTCAGCCTCCACGAGATGTCGACGATGGACCAGATTAGAGCGCTGAAGGACGGTGTGATTGATGTCGGGTTCGGCCGTATTCGTCATGAGGATGCGAACATCCGCCGGGTGATCCTTCGCGAAGAGAAGATGATTGTCGCCTACCCGGAGGGCCATCCCCTCGCACTCGCCAAGCCTGTGCTCGCTCTTGGCGACCTGGTCAACGAGACCCTGATTATTTTCCCTAAGGCGCCGCGGCCCAGTTATGCAGACCAGGTGCTGTCGGCATTCGAAGACCGTGGTCTCAAGCCGCGCCGGATATACGAAGTTCGAGAGTTGCAGATTGCGCTAGGTCTCGTAGCAGCGGGGGAAGGAATTTCTGTCGTACCGAGCAGCGTGTACGGCCTGAAGCGAGATAATGTGAGCTACAAAGAGCTGGACGACCCCACGCTGGTTTCCCCAATCATCATGAGCACGCGCATGCTCGACGAGTCGCGGGACATTCGGGAAATGCTTGAACTCATCTATCGGCTGTACGAGGAGGAACGGATACCCCATACGCCCGCTGCCGACCGGGGGCGGTAA
- a CDS encoding 3-keto-5-aminohexanoate cleavage protein — MSSPCIITVAITGSVPRKKDNPAVPISISEQIESTHEAYEAGATLVHLHVRDEQENSSSDRTRFAELQDGIRQHCPGMIVQFSTGGRGRSFEQRGAMLDLRPDMASLATGSVNFPTTVYENPPDFVRSLAASMLDHDVKPEIEIFDLAMLYSTVDLVEQGLLKAPVHVQFVMGVKNALPARREILEFEVKQLSELLPDATWTAAGIGRHQLEVNHWTLQMGGHCRTGLEDNVRWDKDTLAASNAQLVARVAALCAEYGRPVATAAQARELLGLSPV; from the coding sequence ATGAGCTCACCCTGCATCATCACCGTAGCGATCACTGGCTCCGTGCCGCGCAAGAAGGACAATCCTGCCGTGCCGATCTCGATCTCCGAGCAGATCGAGAGCACACACGAAGCCTACGAGGCAGGCGCAACGCTCGTTCATCTGCATGTCCGCGACGAGCAGGAAAATTCGAGTTCTGATCGCACTCGCTTCGCCGAACTCCAGGACGGTATCCGCCAGCATTGCCCTGGAATGATCGTGCAGTTTTCGACAGGCGGCCGCGGGCGCTCCTTCGAGCAGCGCGGCGCGATGCTCGACTTGCGCCCGGACATGGCGTCGCTCGCCACGGGATCGGTGAATTTCCCCACCACGGTGTACGAGAATCCCCCTGACTTCGTGCGCTCGCTCGCGGCTTCCATGCTCGACCACGACGTGAAGCCGGAAATCGAAATCTTCGATCTGGCCATGCTGTACAGCACGGTCGATCTCGTCGAGCAAGGTCTGCTCAAGGCGCCGGTGCATGTTCAGTTCGTGATGGGCGTCAAGAATGCGCTGCCTGCGCGCCGCGAAATTCTCGAGTTCGAAGTGAAACAGCTCAGCGAACTCCTGCCCGACGCGACCTGGACCGCCGCCGGTATCGGCCGCCACCAACTCGAAGTCAACCACTGGACCCTGCAGATGGGCGGACACTGCCGCACCGGTCTTGAAGACAACGTCCGCTGGGACAAGGACACCCTCGCGGCCAGCAACGCGCAACTGGTTGCACGCGTTGCCGCGCTTTGTGCCGAGTACGGGCGTCCTGTCGCGACTGCTGCGCAAGCGCGTGAGCTGTTGGGTTTGAGCCCGGTGTGA
- the benD gene encoding benzoate diol dehydrogenase BenD — MSAQRFAGKVMVVTGAAQGIGRAVALRAAAEGGKVLFVDRAEFVSEVAAEASGADTAGFVADLETYEGAASAMAFAARKFGGIDILINGVGGAIRMRPFAEFEPEQIDAEIRRSLMPTLYACHAVLPYLLKRGGGTIVNVSSNATRGIRRVPYSAAKGGVNAITQSLAMEYAEHNIRVVAAAPGGTDAPPRRIPRNTAGDSEQEKAWMGDAVKQVTESTFFKRYGSIDEQVAPILFLASDEASYITGTVLPVAGGDTG, encoded by the coding sequence ATGAGCGCGCAACGATTTGCCGGCAAGGTCATGGTGGTCACCGGTGCCGCGCAGGGCATTGGTCGCGCGGTAGCGCTTCGCGCAGCCGCCGAAGGCGGCAAGGTGCTGTTCGTCGATCGCGCCGAGTTCGTCTCCGAAGTTGCCGCCGAAGCGAGTGGCGCGGACACAGCCGGGTTTGTCGCCGACCTTGAGACGTACGAAGGCGCTGCGTCGGCAATGGCCTTTGCCGCGCGCAAGTTCGGCGGCATCGACATACTCATCAATGGCGTCGGTGGCGCGATTCGCATGCGCCCGTTCGCCGAGTTCGAACCTGAGCAGATTGACGCGGAAATTCGCCGCTCACTCATGCCCACGCTGTATGCCTGCCATGCTGTGCTGCCGTACCTGCTCAAGCGCGGCGGTGGCACCATCGTCAACGTCTCCTCGAATGCCACGCGCGGTATCCGCCGCGTGCCGTATTCGGCGGCCAAGGGCGGTGTCAACGCGATAACGCAGTCACTGGCGATGGAGTATGCTGAGCACAACATCCGTGTGGTCGCCGCCGCGCCGGGCGGGACCGACGCGCCTCCGAGACGGATCCCTCGCAATACTGCCGGCGACAGCGAGCAGGAAAAAGCCTGGATGGGCGATGCAGTGAAGCAGGTCACTGAATCAACCTTTTTCAAGCGTTACGGCAGCATTGACGAACAGGTCGCGCCGATCCTGTTCCTCGCTTCAGACGAGGCAAGCTATATCACCGGCACGGTGCTTCCAGTAGCCGGTGGTGACACAGGCTGA
- a CDS encoding TetR/AcrR family transcriptional regulator has translation MKLFWEQGYEGTSFDQLIRTMGISPSSFYNSFGSKEQLYKEATDAYLNMSEAWFAGRLFGTADTREAFKALLDATAVEYSRQSHPSGCMISLAGTHLPPDLNSVREMMVKHRADAEDMIAQRLRNGVKDGDLPSDTDVPALAAFYSAVTRGMAVQARDGAGPQKLKAIADVAMQAWPVQSRKARSARPRRARVI, from the coding sequence ATGAAGCTCTTCTGGGAGCAGGGGTACGAAGGAACCTCCTTCGACCAGTTGATCCGGACCATGGGGATCAGCCCTTCGAGCTTCTATAACTCGTTCGGCAGCAAGGAGCAGCTCTACAAGGAAGCAACTGACGCATACCTGAACATGTCGGAAGCCTGGTTCGCTGGCAGACTGTTCGGCACGGCCGACACGCGAGAAGCATTCAAGGCGCTTCTCGACGCCACCGCCGTGGAATACTCGCGGCAGAGCCACCCGTCGGGCTGCATGATCTCTCTGGCTGGCACGCATCTGCCCCCAGACCTCAATTCTGTTCGTGAGATGATGGTCAAGCATCGCGCGGACGCTGAAGATATGATCGCGCAGCGGTTGCGCAATGGCGTCAAAGACGGCGATCTACCGTCTGACACCGATGTGCCCGCCCTCGCTGCCTTCTACAGCGCGGTGACCCGAGGAATGGCCGTCCAGGCACGAGACGGAGCTGGCCCGCAAAAGCTGAAAGCGATCGCAGACGTCGCCATGCAAGCATGGCCAGTTCAAAGCCGTAAGGCAAGATCTGCAAGGCCTCGGAGAGCTCGCGTCATCTGA
- a CDS encoding LysR family transcriptional regulator, whose amino-acid sequence MDYIESLRIFRAVFEAKSFRRAGDMLGLTPPAVSRGISTLERRLGTRLFNRTTRQFSLMESAERVYDRCCRILDDLATLEAQICGEAPVPTGLLRVVAHTTATINRLGPLMADFKRQYPGVSLDVTLTERPVDLVGDGFDLGIVLPFMLSTDRAATRVLERIPLVLVTTKEYLAHHRRPEKPEDLSGHTFVAMPPALRKPTLTFRTERGDVAIPIKLDVVSNSPLFNQELVSLGYGIGALPVSLIESAVEEGRLVRLLDDFEIKDGWVEIRLAYGSRAVLSSKVRAFIDHASVFFDKLTHDVGHPNSG is encoded by the coding sequence ATGGACTATATCGAAAGCTTGCGCATCTTTCGCGCAGTGTTTGAGGCTAAAAGCTTCCGGCGCGCTGGCGACATGCTAGGTCTTACGCCGCCTGCCGTTTCCCGTGGAATCTCGACGTTGGAGCGGCGGCTCGGAACGCGGTTGTTTAACCGCACGACGCGGCAATTTTCACTGATGGAATCTGCAGAGCGGGTTTATGATCGCTGCTGTCGCATTCTCGACGACCTTGCCACGCTCGAGGCTCAAATTTGTGGAGAGGCTCCCGTTCCGACCGGCTTATTGCGTGTGGTCGCACACACGACCGCGACCATTAATCGGCTTGGTCCGCTGATGGCGGATTTTAAACGTCAGTATCCGGGAGTCAGCCTTGACGTGACGCTCACCGAGCGCCCAGTCGATCTTGTTGGCGACGGCTTCGACCTGGGCATTGTATTGCCCTTTATGTTGAGTACGGATCGGGCCGCGACGAGGGTTTTAGAGCGTATACCTTTGGTTCTTGTCACAACGAAAGAATACCTTGCCCACCACCGGCGGCCGGAAAAGCCGGAAGATCTCTCCGGCCATACCTTTGTCGCCATGCCGCCGGCCCTGCGTAAGCCAACTTTGACTTTTCGTACAGAACGAGGGGACGTGGCAATTCCCATCAAGCTGGACGTCGTATCGAATAGCCCGCTTTTTAACCAGGAACTCGTGTCGCTAGGTTACGGTATCGGCGCGTTGCCCGTTTCACTGATCGAGAGCGCGGTGGAAGAAGGGCGGCTGGTTCGCTTGCTCGACGACTTTGAAATCAAGGATGGCTGGGTCGAAATCAGGCTTGCATACGGTTCCCGCGCTGTGTTGTCCTCGAAGGTGCGCGCTTTCATTGATCATGCGAGCGTATTCTTCGACAAACTGACACACGATGTCGGCCACCCGAACAGCGGTTAA